A genomic window from Solanum dulcamara chromosome 11, daSolDulc1.2, whole genome shotgun sequence includes:
- the LOC129875044 gene encoding probable cinnamyl alcohol dehydrogenase 6: MAQTTPNHTQTVSGWAAHDSSGKITPFNFKRRENGENDVTIEILYCGMCHTDVHHVKDDWGITMYPVVPGHEITGIITKVGSKVGKFKIGDRVGVGCLAATCLKCEHCEESQENYCDQVQFTYNGIFWDGSITYGGYSKMLVADHRYVVRIPDNMAMDRAAPLLCAGITVYTPLKDNDLVDTKGKKIGVIGLGGLGHVAVKFGKAFGHHVTVISTSPSKEQEAKHSLGADDFILSTNPKQMLEKKRSLDFILDTVSAKHSLGSYLELLKVNGTLVIVGAPDKPMDLPAFPMIFGKRTVKGSMIGSIQETQEMMDLCGKHNILSDIEIITTDQINEGLERLVKNDVKYRFVIDIAAPS, translated from the exons ATGGCTCAAACGACACCTAATCACACACAAACTGTTTCTGGTTGGGCAGCTCATGATTCTTCTGGCAAGATCACACCTTTTAACTTCAAGAGAAG AGAAAATGGTGAGAATGATGTGACCATTGAGATCTTGTATTGTGGGATGTGTCATACGGATGTTCATCATGTCAAGGACGATTGGGGCATTACTATGTACCCTGTTGTGCCTGG GCATGAAATTACTGGGATTATAACAAAGGTTGGAAGCAAAGTGGGGAAATTCAAGATAGGAGACAGAGTGGGGGTAGGCTGCTTGGCAGCAACATGTTTGAAATGCGAGCACTGCGAGGAGTCTCAAGAGAACTACTGTGACCAAGTGCAATTTACTTACAATGGCATCTTTTGGGATGGCAGCATCACTTATGGTGGCTACTCAAAAATGCTTGTTGCTGATCATAG GTACGTGGTACGTATACCAGATAACATGGCAATGGATAGAGCAGCCCCATTATTATGTGCAGGCATAACAGTTTATACTCCTTTGAAAGACAATGACTTGGTGGACACCAAAGGTAAAAAAATAGGAGTAATAGGTCTTGGTGGACTTGGACATGTGGCTGTTAAATTTGGAAAAGCATTTGGACATCATGTGACTGTGATTAGCACTTCTCCATCCAAAGAACAAGAAGCCAAACACAGCTTAGGTGCTGATGATTTTATATTAAGCACTAATCCCAAACAAATGCTG GAAAAGAAAAGGAGCCTAGACTTTATTTTGGATACAGTTTCAGCCAAACACTCACTTGGGAGTTATTTAGAGCTACTAAAAGTGAATGGAACTCTAGTGATTGTTGGAGCACCAGATAAGCCAATGGATTTGCCTGCTTTCCCTATGATTTTTGGGAAGAGAACAGTGAAAGGAAGCATGATAGGAAGCATACAAGAGACACAAGAAATGATGGACTTATGTGGGAAACATAACATCTTGAGTGATATAGAGATTATCACTACTGATCAAATCAATGAAGGACTTGAAAGGCTTGTTAAAAATGATGTCAAGTACCGTTTTGTCATTGACATTGCTGCTCCATCTTAA